A segment of the Labrus mixtus chromosome 15, fLabMix1.1, whole genome shotgun sequence genome:
accgtTTTGCACAGCTCTGGCTCATTCGCCAGCTTCTTGGCCGCCTCCACAATCTTTTGCTGCAGGGCGAACCTGCTCTCCAGGTTCCTCAGGAAGGGATCCTGCACCAAACACAAGCAGCACATCGACAGAGGAAACAATAAGTGACAAGACTTCAGCTGCAAGGagcttcatcaaatcaaaactagTATCTCAAATTGTTTTCCTCATCCATTCAGAAATGGTGATGAAAATAAGGATTTCAAGTTGAGTTAAAATCATGAAGAATAATACTTTTGAATGATCTGCAAACGTATTCATTCCATGTCCTGTGTTTTAGCGGAGATAGCTGCCAGTTCTCTATCGTGTTATTGTCAACAACCTTGAAAAAGCCAAACCGATACTTTTAGACTTCCCTGCAGTGTGAAACTCAGCCTCAAAACCAGTCGGTTTCCTCCGAGGCTGTAAATCTTTGTGTCATAAATATAATGTTTCCCAGGTGGGAGAAGGCTAGTGCATTTGTTGGTGACAATTTTCAGCTGTGGCCATGGTGCGCCAGCAAAGAATTTTGGCAGCAGCAAAGCGTTACATGTGGGGTGGTTTCGAAATGAATTACAATGCAACTGCTAATTGTAGTGAATGAACATCACTGAGTGCAATGGTGTGGCTCATTTTTGCAGTTGTAAAAGCTTTTAGAAAACATCAGAGCACCGTTGCAAGATAATCAGATGCATGTTGCAAACAAGAAGGCCTGTTAATAGGACCAGTTCATTGTTGGCGAGATTAAAATACTCTATCAACTAATCTATTCTTAAacttcaaaaaaatcaaaaatgtgacttttaactGTCCAAACACAAGACACTTCTCCGTGTTGAATACAAACCTCGTTGTAGGGGAAAAGTTCATCCAGCTTGAAAGCGGTGCCAACTCGTCGCCTGACCTGTGGCGGTCTCTCACCTGATGAGAGGGGATACTCTTTTGGCAGCTTGCCAATAAGCTCCTGAGAATACAAAACAACAGGGCCCCTAAACACATTGTCGAACtgcacagaagaaaaacaataatcTACCTGCTGCCCGGCAACGCGGTGAAATAACGGGAGTTCAGCACGCCGCATATGGCCGTTTTTTAAGAAAAGGCATGCAACATAGACTTCTAGTGCAAGAAGAAGTAGAACATAATGGATTTCTTACCGCCTCTCTAAGGCAAATTTTCTTcagctcttttgttttctttgccaaGATATCTTGGATCTCTTGCTCTTTTTTCCTCAGCTCAAaaagtttctctttcttctgctcCTCACTCATTTCAGAGTCTGCAGAGCCTGCACAAACAAAATCCAGACTATTGTTTCCACACGAGCACAGAATACTCATATATCTAAAAGTTACATCTTGATGTCATGATGTGATATTGTCGTGAGACAAAAGTTCAACATGTCACCTTGACTTTTTAATCACAAACAGGTCATTGTTTATCCCACATAGCTTAGTAAGTGGAACCAAGAAACATGTACTGAACAGTTATCTTCTTAAAGTGAATATTTATAACTAACCTGTAGACACCAGGCTCCCATTGCTGGCTGTTATTAAGTTATTCTTCAGCCCTGCATCTCCCAGTCGGTTTATTTTTGCTCCTCCATGCTCTGTGAGATCCATGGCTATTTCCTCCAAACTTCTCGATGTTCCTATCTTAACCTAAGAGGGAAAACGTACAAAAGTATAAGATACTAAACGGAGAACTCTGGGTTAAAAATATTGCAGGAGAGTCGGATAGTGGAACTTACTTTGCTTTGCTTTCTGTCCAAGTAGAACTGGTGCTGGCTGATCGCCATGACCCAAATGGTTTTGATCAGAGAATGGCTGGCATACCACGTGTGTATGAGTAGGCCCGTCTGTCCGAATGTGCGCTTGGTTACTGCTCGCCTGTTGCAGGAAACgcagcagaaaacaaagcagaagtTGAGATAGAGATAACCTTCACAGTGAACGGCAGTTTTCTGAACGCTTTCTTGAGATGAAAGCGTAGGAGAGAAACATACCAGAGAATTAAAAGGCTTAGCGAGAGTAAGCGCGATGAGGTAAAAACAGTGAGCTTTTACCATTTTACAAAGATGAAACTctcctgctgctcacctgtgtgGATCATTCACTTCCACAGCAAATTTCTTCTCACGGAAGTACAAGTTTTCCAGCTGCTTCCACTGGTAAAGCTGTGGATAAAAACAAGAGATAACAATAGTAATTGGACATTAGACAACTTTCTCTGCAAatggacaataaagtgttatcttatcttatcttattaagTTCTATCACTCATAACGTCATAAAAGCAAAGAGTTTAAGGCCgggaaaaataattaatttgtcTACGTCACCACGGCCATAAACTGTTAAGAACATTTAAACTGCAGGTGTTTTGGCTTGTCTCTTTCAACcactgtcattaaaaaaaaaaaagccagactGAAATGTGAACTATCATTACAGTGTAAAGCCCCCAAGCATGCCAAGTCTGCAATAATgcaggtgttaaaaaaaaaaaaaatgaaggaacgCCACGAGGGGACATTACACCAAGACTCATCGCTGCCTACAACACTCTCCATGGCTCATCACGTCTCTCCACATATCAGGTCCAGGTGCTCGCTGACAGCAGGAATATATGAACAATCTATTTGGGTCAGTGACTCACTGTGTGTCTGGGACACTATCGCGATGAGACAcggactcacacagacacagaaaacgGCATCGCATGTGGTTCCTCTTGGGAGTATTTTCTATCACAAAGCTGCTACTCGGATAACATTTTGTAACAAAAACCCATCGAGTTGTTCTTCATTAAAAATCAGATGGTAAAGAATGATTAACATGCCAATGAGTTAGTTATCATAAGAACCAAAGCTTTGTAAACTTACAGATTTTCTTACATTTGACCAGACAAAGACATGTAGCATCCAGTCTTACCAGTATGATGGATCGTCTCGATTCAGGTTTCCTAAGTTTAATTCCTTCCTGGCTCTGCTGTCAACACAAACACGCACTCGGTTCCTTCTCCTGTCAGCTCTTGACTTGTCTCCTCAGGTATTCTGAGAACACGCATGATAATGCCCCAAATCCAGCCCCTCTGCCTTTGACATCAGCagctccctccttcttctcctctcctctccaaaacacacacaaccagctgCTTTTCTTGCACAACTTTGGAAGTGCAGAGGACAAAGATGGATTGCACCATGTCGAGAGATTACCAGACTTGAACAGGATGACTGTGCCAGTAATTAAATGTGCATTGTTCTGAACTTTCCCTCCTCTTCAGTATCAGCAGTGCACTGCAGCGTTTGCACCCAACTGTAGAGGCAGACACTGGATGACATAGCTGACAGATCACTCATATGGGTGTTTCTCCTATCAACTCACGAGCCAAAACAACAGCAATGGAACAAGAAGAGCAGGTTCAAAGTGTACAGTATGTTTCATTCTCAAGGACACAACTCAATAGTCTCATTAAGAAAAACTCTGAGAGCTTtcttctgctctgctgcagagCTGATTTCGCTCAAACTCGTCAAGTCTGGCctcgtctgcagcagctgaagcCCGGCCTTTGTTGAGGTGAAATGGATGATACATGACTACGAGCTGGTGAATCACCGTGCTACGTGTGCAGCAGCAGTAATCCATACCAAGAGCTTGTGCTATAATATCCACAGTCTGATTAGAGAGGCTATTTTAGAGAGTGAGTAGTAGGAAGTCTTTACCTTTCTGGGTTTTAATTTGTCCTGCAGGTCATACTGGCCGATGCCCTTATAGCTGAGCCCAAGCCACCACGGGATCCCTTGCTTGTCCTGTGGAGCAAGAAAAAAATGGTTGACTCACTTTCATGTACAACAGCTGTCATTTCCAATAAATCACAGCAGAAGACCCACCTTGACTTCATAATAATGCACGCCATACGTGGGCAAGGATTCCACCAACGTCAAATACCtagaacaaaaacagtttttattaaaaCCACCGGCTGCTACCACAGCTGCATGTGGTTTGGCCttggaaacatgaaaaaagataACTGGGAATTTGATCAGTGTGATTCACTGGAACTGCAACTGAAGACGGGATATTGATTTCTATCAGATGATGAGAAAAGGcgtgccagagagagagagagagagagaagggagggctAATAGAGGTGAGAGGAAGATTAATGGATCTAAAGCGTTATATCATTCATTGGCTGATTACTAATGTTAAACCAATTACAGCAAATAGGCctccacatttttcttttcatacttACTGCACAATGGCCTGTCCTCGGGAGACTCCTTTCAGCTGTTTGTAATATTCAATAACTCGATCCTCACTGCAATGTCACCAACagaagacactttttttaacactttaaacagaattagaaaaaaaaatttctGTGTGTTGGCGTGTCAGTTTATGTAGTCCTACCAAATAAGTAAATGTAGAACAAGTTTATATAAATTATAACCAAATATATCCATAAAAGTACTGTTGGTTAAAAAGGGAAAACGTAGCTATCGTCCTACTTTTGACATCCAATCAATGTGATACAAAAACCTAAAGTTTAAAGCCAAACAGTCTGGGATTATAACCAGCTTTATATCAGCTGTTTGAAtgatatttaaatttaaaaaatctaatcatactttttgtgtttgagcagctctctgtgtttaaaacGTTGTAGCATGTAAAAGAAATAGCTCTGTAATCTTACCAGTAAGCAAGAGACGGGTGCTCCTTTAGCACTTTGGTGGGAAGAGTCGGTAGTTTCTTCAGATCAGCTCGGGTGCTTTCATCACTGGCACAGAGCAGACAAATCGTGTGAGTTTTAGGTGTGAAGCGGTGACATTTAATGAAATTGCTTATTACTGAGCTCCTTCTTTGTGTAAACCGTCACATCTCCCGCTGGCAGGACCAGGTCTGGATTAAAGATGCTCTGACAATATGAATCCGAGTAGTCTCCCTAATTTTCCCACCCAAACCCAAgactcaacaaaacaaaaatgtatttccgTTAATATAAAAGCATGTCAATAGTCAGCTGCACTGTTTTGGGGATTTTTCATAATTTCCCAAGTTCGTACAAATGTTGGACTTTAGCCttaccttgttgtacactcacTCAAGTAGATAGGCCTACAATTTTGAGGTAGCTCTACTCTCGGCTagcaaaaaaatgttgttttttaaatttagaaattTTTACATCTGTGCATTTGGATGGAAgaagattgttttatttatgtaacattttaaaatatcagTTAAAGAAATAGTAATGAACAACTGTCTAACAGTATATTAGTAGAAGTGAGTAGTACGATGAGATGTAGCTTCTGTAGCTGCAACATTTACCCTTAGTGCTCCTGACACATCTAAACGTCTAACCCAAAGATAGCCAGAAATCTAATTCTAAAAACATCTTATTCCAACATTAACTCCTCCTTAACCATCTTCCTTTATAAATCCAGATAGAAACCTGCACCAAGACCTGCAGCATTCCCCCTGATCACCATACATATATTATAAAAAGGCCGCTTTGTTCAACACACTTGCTATAACTCTCTGCGATGCATAGATGCCTGCGCTCTGCAACACTCTATCGTCTCTATGAGATTCATTAGCTGCCTGGTGCAAGCTCCTCTGCACTCTGTGGTAAGCCTCACATAACACTGCTATGGATTTTTGTTGTCTGCACTCCGGAGAAACAAGTGACCTATTGAATGTCTTCGCTAAAAGCTCACTATTAACTTGTCCTGCTGCTGTTAAATACTTCTTACCCAGCTGATAATTTGCACTCACCTTGTGTAGTCTCCCTTTGCCTCctagagaataaaaaaatacatcttatcAGATTACatgctgtaaatatttaaagggcAGCAATTAATGCATGTAAATGAGACTATTAAAAGCACTAACCTGTAAGGCATTCGCAGCCAATTTGAAGACGTTCTCGCTTTCCACTTCTATAACCTCCTGAGACACACGAGACCAACAAggatgaaaaagaaatcagGATGCAGAAAATGTGTGGAGAAGGCGTTCAGGATCCAAACATAGAATCTTCTCCCGTGTTGCCCTTCAATAACCTCTGCTTATTCTCAAAATGAAcccatgttgtttttgtttttttcccgaCACTCTTCGACTTGTCTACTTTGCATTCCAGCCAACAGAGTGACAAAACCGTGCCCTGCAGCCACTGTCTACCGATCGGAGGGTCTAGAGACAGTGAATCATCAGCAAGCTGctcagaagaaaacacaactaCAGCTCGAGAAAATGATATACTGCTTCAAACCTTGGGAATGCAGGAGAAGAACACTTACATTATAGACAGCAGATTTGGCATTTAGGAAGAATAACTCCACCGTTATGATGTCCTTCAGCTGTGTTATGTTTTCTACATAAAACCTGGAGGATGAAAGCAGATGCACAAAACAATTTACGGGTTAAAGTACTTATTGGGAatctttattttgctcttttCTCAGGGTTTTAGAAgcaatgtgtgtttgagattgACAAGTTTATAATGTAAAagcctgagagaaaaaaaaacacctcacaaAGAACTGTCATATGTTGAAAACAAACTAATTGCTAccctctgacattttttttttttgacagccaGCTGCTATACTCCATGTCAACAACGTAGCACTCCCTGCTGGACAAGCCTGTGATTTGCATgggaaaaaatatgaattattacCTGACCAGGAAGTTCAGAGCAACGGTCCCGGACTTCTTGGAAAAGTCGTGTTCGAGAACCCTGCGGTCCATCTGCAACCATTTACGTTGACCACTGCGAAAGCAAGCAGACTGAAGCTTCacaatgctgtttttttgttaattcacatacacacacacacacacacacacacaaagacacacatgtttaaacatctgtaaatatttaaatcactCAAAGGTAATAAACTTAACGATTTACATACTTGTCGTCGAAAAATGCGAGACCGAAGAATTCCTTCTCTTTGAGGTTGAAGTGAGAGGAAACCAAGTCGAGGAGTTCATACGACAGCAGCTTGGGCTGTGGAAGACGATTTACATTCAGTTCCATCACTACTTTAATTCAAAACCAAATTGAAACGATTCAAACAATTCACTTGTGTAATGTGTAACAAGTATTTCTggaagtcacttttttttttgctctccaaAGAGAGTAAGACTGACAGGTCAacaaaaaagagcagagagaaacactggaGTGAGGATTTAGTAATGGGCTCCAGGGTACAGATACTCAGGAACTAAATCCAGGTCATGTAACCATGGGTCATCTTTCTTCTCAATAAATTATCATGGTCCCAAGACTCTGTACAGTCCATCCGGCCTCACCAAGAAGAGACGAGCTTTAACCCTAACAGGCTTCTCACCTCTCATCTCGTCTCTCCACAgactcttctctcttcttttactcttctgtgttctttttgctttttcatATGTAACGTTGGAAACAGGAATAGTTCTGCGAGTACCCATGATGGGCAGTAAAAGGTAGAATAGAGGGGGGTGACTCTCGGGGGCCGGAGCTAAGTCTTGAGCCTTCCTGAGGTGATGTGGGCCCAACTTGACGAAACACCAGTAGAGTAGAGGATGCCGACTTTTATACACAGTTATGTGTTGGCTCTCGCTGTCCATCAATTTTCATGGTAGAGTTGTGGGGTTCATTGATCACCATGTGGTAGGGTAGATACTGTTGGCActgtcactacctggagctcgCATGTAAGAAGCCTGGGTCTGTTCAAGATTTATTTACGTGATTTCCCATTCTTTGAAGGCAGGGTAGGTAATCCTGGAAAGCTAGGGAATTTAGAAAGTAACATCCACTAAGCCTAAGGGCTCCATCCAAACCCAGCCCCTCCCCTCAGGGCTCCTTCAAAGGCCATGCCCCCCCCTCAAACACATGCAGGAGCTCCGCTGGATGACTCCTGCCCTCACTTGTCGCCATCGCTGATAGCTTTATGATTGCTGAGTCTGGTTTGATCTCGCTCTTCATCTAAACTCTTTTTCATCGCATGCCTTCTCTGCTTCCATCTTTCTTTGTCTTGCCCTGTTCAGCGGGACGAGCGATTACAAGGAACTGTGGCCTAAGTCATTTGAGCTGAGCTTTCTCTGCCATCCTCTGGTAGATCaaagtaatgtgaatgctgaactgttctttatgcgttacattaacgcccactggactttagaAATGTATCTTTcatacatgcactctgtgagtagttacacacactaagatttgttctcatagtccactgcacagctcctacattttgtgtttttttattttgtatattttacatttttaaattctattttatatattgtaatagcttcttatactgtattatttaagctagttctgctttatttccctgttaattgtttagcaccaatacactgagccaaattccttgtatgtgtaaatgtacttggcaataaacccagattctgattctgattctgatgtggAATACCTCCAGCGGcagtgaagcactttgagtgcTGGTGCACAGCAAGGGTAGAGTACGTACAGGGAGCCTGCGGGGCATTTGATTGGTAATTACCATCCAGACCTCACAGCAGTGATAGGTACAGGATTACAGCAGCTAGAGATGACGGCTCTGTCTCAGTCCTCTTTCAGTGCACAAGTTATCGATTGCTGTCAGGGTTTAAAGACCATTTAATGTAGAATATGTAACAAATAGTGTAATCTGGGtaaaatgaccaaccctacATTTAACTGTCAATCAGTGATTTCTTGTCTGCACAAAAGCATTTGGTAAATCAGGACAGTTAAGAACAAAAAATCCTGCATGGAGTGGAGGTCAAGGCTGACAGATGGGTCATTTAAATCGTGGATTTTCATCAAGGTTGAGCATCAAAGTTGAATTATGAAAACTGACTGAAGATAGTTCATGTACCTTCTTTTATATCGTTTTCCTGAATCACTGTCTTTAAACCGAGACCCCAAGATTTTTTCTTGGCTTATAAACGAAAAGTTTTGGTCCCTTATCCTAACCAAACAATAGTTTCTCAATGTGGACGGCCGCACCTTCAGACAAACAGATAGTGATCAGTCAGGCGCTGTGGGTTCATCATCACCAGAAACATGCTTTGCGTTACACAAAGACATTTCATCCAAGTCTGTAATAAAATCTATTGATTATTATGGCCAATTGAAGTGAAGAGTATTCATACCTGAACCAGCAGCTCCAGCTTCCTGTCATCCAGCAGCTGCACTTGGCACAGTCTGCCCTCAGTCATCTGCAGGGAGAACAAGGCAGGAGTTTCAAGGCTGTGGCAAAGATAGCAAGCTATTCATCATCACAAGGCACAATGATGTATCGTTTCATTGGAAATACTTTCACAATTCTGGCAGGACAATTAAACATctatgaatttaaaatgaagacAGTGGAGACAAAGCTgtgtttaaatcatgttttactATGTGTGGCCAAACTCCACAAAGGCC
Coding sequences within it:
- the frmd4bb gene encoding FERM domain-containing protein 4B isoform X3, producing the protein MTEGRLCQVQLLDDRKLELLVQPKLLSYELLDLVSSHFNLKEKEFFGLAFFDDNGQRKWLQMDRRVLEHDFSKKSGTVALNFLVRFYVENITQLKDIITVELFFLNAKSAVYNEVIEVESENVFKLAANALQEAKGDYTSDESTRADLKKLPTLPTKVLKEHPSLAYCEDRVIEYYKQLKGVSRGQAIVQYLTLVESLPTYGVHYYEVKDKQGIPWWLGLSYKGIGQYDLQDKLKPRKLYQWKQLENLYFREKKFAVEVNDPHRRAVTKRTFGQTGLLIHTWYASHSLIKTIWVMAISQHQFYLDRKQSKVKIGTSRSLEEIAMDLTEHGGAKINRLGDAGLKNNLITASNGSLVSTGSADSEMSEEQKKEKLFELRKKEQEIQDILAKKTKELKKICLREAELIGKLPKEYPLSSGERPPQVRRRVGTAFKLDELFPYNEDPFLRNLESRFALQQKIVEAAKKLANEPELCKTVKKKRRRNCLDAMHKLQLIEDEMNQYRIKKGKKPTQRASVIIADELIRSDCSSLSSLPLDDDDSDTASQRPRSRSVQGSPQLSPMRTLGTEYDVERPGCPRENHHNKNHSRSEGSPHCFRHRSGSLESQPHIRKDTDPEKPIFILSPAHRSNSTEVLEDCSSYTSQSSLDYCGAANSHYSTLDSRNSTMHRLHRKVEVYGNTGSMPNLVQHHSGCNFSCETPAHYTPSAYYVSGYPCPDMEPYANGAYVYENDVEGHYNVNPSYQVNGYHGHDRFRHYSSDRADGLSQNPYATVRPPRNREGPRNELLAKNMQKALVAEHLKGWYHRNKSPREGGRGMLAGYDFDNGSQLSLGYQTMPAAFSHSSRTTSFSSVSSVESSGNWRNQLAVGLTEYDSPDTPHYPHPGAPYNRSPTHRCSPDNKVSDKLPKKSESVEVVGSEATSTDEPSDNHSST